A stretch of the Aegilops tauschii subsp. strangulata cultivar AL8/78 chromosome 4, Aet v6.0, whole genome shotgun sequence genome encodes the following:
- the LOC109757389 gene encoding 17.9 kDa class I heat shock protein, producing MSLIRRSNVFDPFSLDFFDPFDGFPFGSGSNSSGSLIPRTSSDTAAFAGARIDWKETPEAHVFKADVPGLKKEEVKVEVEDGNILQISGERNKEQEEKTDTWHRVERSSGKFLRRFRLPENAKAEQVKASMENGVLTVTVPKEEAKKPEVKSIQISG from the coding sequence ATGTCGCTGATCCGCCGCAGCAACGTGTTCGACCCCTTCTCCCTCGACTTCTTCGACCCCTTCGACGGCTTCCCCTTCGGCTCCGGCAGCAACAGCAGCGGCAGCCTCATCCCGCGCACCTCCTCCGACACGGCGGCCTTCGCGGGCGCGCGCATCGACTGGAAGGAGACGCCCGAGGCGCACGTGTTCAAGGCGGACGTGCCGGGGCTGAAGAAGGAGGAGGTGaaggtggaggtggaggacggcAACATCCTCCAGATCAGCGGCGAGCGGAACAAGGAGCAGGAGGAGAAGACCGACACCTGGCACCGCGTGGAGCGCAGCAGCGGCAAGTTCCTCCGCAGGTTCCGGCTGCCGGAGAACGCCAAGGCGGAGCAGGTGAAGGCGTCCATGGAGAACGGCGTGCTCACCGTCACCGTGCCCAAGGAGGAGGCCAAGAAGCCCGAGGTCAAGTCCATCCAGATCTCCGGCTAG